From Candidatus Binatus sp., one genomic window encodes:
- a CDS encoding phospholipid carrier-dependent glycosyltransferase: MRWAAAALSVFSIAAASAPQASSGKLPGFIAGAILIALVAYALIDYLRPLIGDRDSGLTAALLVLGALAAVKLAVMPFFPGFGPDVGDYQAWAGQIATFGPAHTYQAGFFLDYPPGYLYALWFVGIIGHAVGASGDFYRVIIESPAIVADFALALVMYAFVRRGSRPAMALIAMLMVALNPPLLFDTVVWGQSDSVMTFVMLLSIAAILGRQYEIAWGLAAIAVLVKPQGLMMLPVLGVWTLLEADFATWIRSGVALIAVAIIGIAPFQIGHDWNWIIKLYTSTAAYYHETSVNAFNLMALIGGLRQSDSGTFAGVSYFVLGMSLLVPLYGFIAWILWRGRTPTRLLFASFIAIFGFFMVAPRMHERYLYPAVVLAVPLALEAPEMLAVFVIVSLTGLINLAYVLHTLNTVVFLDARDGLAMTTSALNVVALAMAVYYGATRLQGASGATDAIAAFFGRFAMPRQVEDYVEEPAAAPPWIAADTIIISALLIVAAITRFWHLGHPAEIVFDEVHFVAQGRHYLHGESFLDPHPPLAKLIIAAGILIFGDHPWSWRVGNATLGTAIVGITYLLGRRMSGSRLVGAIAGAIIVCDGMYLVDSHYAVIDIVYLTFAALAYLLFFRFAQTPDPRARRRILPWIGLALGLCLASKFYIPAITFLLVTGFILYVLAKERPKAAPVAAPVGSKASKNPPPTPLAIDLFDPTGLVFAALICIVLGLVMFLFGESFAHILLIVFAVLAIRVAEIFWRSRSSSAPGALRMPSLASLLEPMSVGAVALVGSVAAIAYLAVFFPHYWLGWWGGIADLFKYYSDIVWYENSVASATHPYASPWWSWPLMLRPIAYWQNFPKTGDVQTVWGGGNPLLWWGALTAITITAVQALERPNLTRSFLVIGYLSYLLIWAWIGRTLFLYHYMASVYFGYLALAILLAECFKERAEPWEHLALLLTMTPVFFLGMPPTWGWITFIAVFVAYGFFLLQTRCAGRYVAGVFLIAALILFVYYFPIWVGMPISRSGYYARMWLQGPGLRSWI, encoded by the coding sequence TTGCGGTGGGCCGCTGCCGCGTTGTCGGTATTTTCGATCGCGGCGGCATCGGCTCCCCAAGCGTCCAGCGGAAAATTGCCGGGATTCATTGCCGGCGCGATTCTGATCGCGCTGGTCGCCTACGCGCTGATCGACTACCTCCGCCCCCTTATCGGCGATCGCGACTCCGGGCTTACCGCCGCGCTGCTCGTGCTCGGCGCCTTGGCCGCCGTGAAGCTCGCGGTGATGCCGTTCTTTCCCGGCTTCGGCCCCGACGTTGGCGATTACCAGGCGTGGGCGGGCCAAATCGCGACCTTCGGTCCCGCGCATACCTATCAAGCGGGATTCTTCCTCGACTATCCGCCCGGCTATCTGTACGCGCTGTGGTTCGTGGGGATCATTGGGCATGCGGTGGGCGCGTCGGGAGATTTTTACCGAGTCATAATCGAGAGTCCCGCGATCGTCGCCGACTTCGCGCTCGCGCTTGTGATGTATGCGTTCGTGCGCCGTGGCAGCCGGCCCGCGATGGCTTTGATCGCGATGCTGATGGTCGCGCTGAATCCGCCGCTGCTGTTCGACACCGTCGTCTGGGGTCAAAGCGATTCGGTGATGACGTTCGTCATGCTGCTCAGCATCGCGGCGATTCTCGGCCGGCAATACGAGATCGCATGGGGACTCGCCGCGATCGCGGTGCTGGTCAAGCCGCAGGGATTGATGATGCTTCCGGTGCTCGGCGTCTGGACGCTGCTCGAGGCCGACTTCGCGACCTGGATCAGGTCGGGAGTCGCGCTGATTGCGGTCGCGATCATCGGCATCGCGCCGTTCCAAATCGGCCATGACTGGAACTGGATTATCAAGCTCTACACTTCCACCGCGGCCTACTACCACGAGACTTCAGTCAACGCATTCAACCTGATGGCGCTGATCGGCGGGCTTCGCCAGTCGGATTCGGGGACTTTTGCGGGAGTATCTTACTTTGTGCTCGGGATGAGCCTGCTGGTGCCGCTCTACGGATTCATCGCGTGGATCTTGTGGCGCGGCCGCACGCCCACGCGCCTGCTGTTCGCCTCGTTCATCGCGATTTTTGGATTCTTCATGGTTGCGCCCAGGATGCACGAGCGGTACCTCTACCCCGCGGTCGTGCTTGCGGTGCCGTTGGCTCTGGAAGCGCCCGAGATGCTTGCAGTCTTCGTAATTGTCTCGCTCACCGGCTTGATCAATTTGGCCTACGTCCTGCACACGCTTAACACCGTGGTGTTTCTCGACGCGCGCGATGGGCTCGCGATGACGACCTCGGCGCTCAACGTGGTCGCGCTTGCGATGGCCGTTTACTACGGAGCAACGCGGCTGCAAGGCGCAAGCGGTGCGACCGATGCCATCGCTGCGTTCTTCGGCAGATTCGCCATGCCCCGGCAGGTCGAGGATTACGTTGAAGAACCGGCCGCCGCGCCCCCGTGGATCGCGGCCGATACGATCATCATCTCGGCGCTGTTGATCGTCGCCGCAATTACGCGCTTCTGGCACCTTGGGCATCCCGCCGAGATCGTTTTCGATGAGGTCCATTTCGTCGCGCAGGGACGCCATTATTTGCACGGCGAGTCCTTCCTCGATCCTCATCCGCCGCTGGCCAAGCTCATAATCGCCGCAGGCATCCTCATTTTTGGCGATCATCCGTGGAGTTGGCGGGTCGGCAACGCGACGCTGGGCACGGCAATCGTGGGCATCACCTACCTGCTCGGGCGCCGGATGTCGGGCTCGCGGCTGGTCGGCGCCATCGCGGGCGCGATCATCGTTTGCGACGGGATGTATCTGGTTGACTCGCACTACGCCGTCATCGACATCGTCTATCTCACCTTTGCGGCACTGGCGTACCTGCTCTTTTTCAGATTCGCGCAAACGCCCGATCCGCGCGCGCGCCGGCGCATCCTGCCGTGGATTGGTCTGGCGCTGGGCCTGTGCCTGGCAAGCAAATTCTACATCCCGGCGATAACCTTCCTGCTGGTGACGGGATTTATTCTCTATGTGCTCGCCAAGGAGCGTCCCAAGGCCGCGCCGGTTGCCGCGCCGGTCGGATCCAAGGCGAGCAAAAACCCGCCGCCGACGCCGCTCGCAATCGACCTCTTCGATCCGACCGGGTTAGTCTTCGCCGCGCTGATCTGCATTGTCCTGGGCTTGGTGATGTTTCTGTTCGGCGAAAGCTTCGCGCACATTCTGCTGATTGTTTTCGCAGTGTTGGCAATCCGCGTTGCCGAGATTTTCTGGCGCAGCCGCTCGTCATCGGCGCCCGGCGCGTTGCGGATGCCCTCGCTGGCGAGCCTCCTCGAACCGATGAGCGTTGGCGCAGTCGCGCTCGTTGGATCGGTCGCCGCGATTGCATACCTGGCGGTGTTCTTCCCGCATTACTGGCTCGGCTGGTGGGGCGGCATCGCGGATCTGTTCAAGTACTACAGCGACATCGTCTGGTACGAGAATAGCGTCGCCTCCGCCACCCATCCGTACGCGTCGCCGTGGTGGAGCTGGCCGCTGATGCTGCGCCCGATCGCGTACTGGCAGAACTTCCCCAAGACCGGTGACGTGCAAACCGTCTGGGGCGGAGGAAATCCTCTCCTATGGTGGGGTGCGCTGACTGCGATCACGATCACCGCCGTGCAGGCGCTCGAGCGCCCCAACCTGACCCGCTCCTTCCTCGTCATCGGCTATCTCAGCTATCTCTTGATCTGGGCCTGGATCGGCCGCACGCTCTTCCTCTACCACTACATGGCGTCGGTTTACTTCGGATACCTCGCGCTGGCGATTTTGCTCGCCGAATGTTTCAAGGAGCGCGCCGAGCCGTGGGAGCATCTCGCGCTGCTGCTGACGATGACGCCGGTGTTTTTCCTCGGGATGCCGCCGACATGGGGATGGATCACTTTCATCGCCGTATTCGTCGCGTACGGCTTTTTCCTGCTGCAGACTCGGTGCGCGGGCCGATACGTTGCCGGCGTGTTCCTGATCGCCGCGCTGATTCTGTTCGTGTACTACTTTCCGATTTGGGTCGGCATGCCGATCAGCCGCAGCGGATACTACGCGCGGATGTGGCTGCAAGGGCCGGGGCTGCGCAGTTGGATATGA
- a CDS encoding alpha/beta hydrolase, whose translation MRLIHTVYEPAGEGPHPTLIAMHGFGANALDLLGLAPYIADGRFMVICPQGPMEVPIGPTRGYAWFPIRMGASPDRGAIDDANKMVTGFLNAALQKYPVDRKKLVVLGFSQGGMMAYRLALRNPSKFAALVALSTYFPPDLKDEVSDPAALEAIPTLVQHGRADEMIEIARGRASVESLRALKVPLTYREYDCGHEITAEGLNDLSNFLTEKVLEPIVTA comes from the coding sequence ATGCGACTGATTCATACCGTCTATGAGCCCGCCGGCGAAGGACCTCATCCGACGCTAATCGCGATGCACGGGTTCGGCGCCAATGCGCTCGATCTGCTGGGACTCGCGCCGTATATCGCCGACGGCCGCTTCATGGTGATTTGTCCGCAGGGTCCGATGGAAGTGCCGATCGGTCCCACCCGCGGCTACGCATGGTTTCCGATTCGGATGGGAGCTTCGCCCGACCGCGGCGCGATCGACGACGCGAACAAAATGGTGACCGGGTTTCTCAACGCCGCGCTGCAGAAGTATCCGGTCGATCGGAAAAAACTGGTGGTGCTGGGATTCAGCCAGGGCGGGATGATGGCGTATCGGCTCGCGCTCAGAAATCCCTCGAAGTTCGCGGCGCTGGTGGCGCTCTCCACGTACTTTCCGCCCGACTTGAAGGATGAGGTCAGCGATCCCGCCGCTCTCGAAGCGATCCCGACGCTCGTTCAGCATGGCCGCGCCGACGAGATGATCGAGATCGCGCGCGGGCGGGCGTCGGTGGAATCGCTGCGCGCGCTGAAGGTGCCGCTGACTTATCGCGAGTACGATTGCGGTCACGAGATAACGGCCGAGGGCCTGAACGATCTGTCAAACTTTCTCACCGAGAAGGTGCTCGAACCGATCGTCACGGCGTAG